The Eubacterium ventriosum genome includes the window CTGACCAGTTAGGTGAAACAGAAATTAGAGAAAAATTATTAAAGAAATTAAAGAGCATTATGGTTGATTGGTTCACATATGACGGTGAAGATGATGACTGTTACTTAATCTACAATAAGGATTGGGGAACACTTTATTATCCTGAAAGTTCATTTGGTGCCAACGCAGCAATCTGCGACCACCACTTTACATATGGATACTTTATGTTTGGTGCAGCAGTACTTGCTACATACGACAAGCAGTTCTACAACGATTACAAAGATATGATTGAACTTCTTGTAAGGGATTACGCAGATCCTAAGGAACCTGAAGATGATGGCAATATGTTCTGTAAGTTTAGAGCATTTGACCAGTATTCAGGACACTCATGGGCAGGCGGATATGCAGACAGCGATTCAGGTAACAATCAGGAATCAGCTTCAGAAGCATTGTTCAGTTGGGTAGGGATGTATCTCTGGGGTGAAGTATCACAGAATAGCACTTACATTGATGCCGGAGCTTACGGCTTCACAACAGAAATGGAAGCGATTGAGCAGTACTGGTTCGACTATGATGAAACTAACTGGTTAGGTGATCATCCTGACAGAGCAGCAGATCAGGTTTATGATTATCCGTTCCAGGGAATAGGTCAGATTTATGGCGCTTCAATGGGATATGGAACATATTTTGGTGGACAGCCTGTTTATGTATACGGTATCCAGTGGTTACCTATTTCTGAATACCTTACAAACTATGGCATGAATCAGGAAAAATGTGCCAAGATATATCAGGGATTAGTAGATGATACTAATTATGCAATAAACATAGAAAAGAAATTATTTGATCAGGATTTGGCAAACGGAGTTAGTGCAGATGATTCATGGCACAATCCGGACAAGTATGTAACACCTGATAACGGATGGCAGCATATTACATGGCCATTCCTTTCACAGACTAATGCACAGAGTGCATATGACAAGTTTGAAGCTAACGTAACAAATGTACAGGTTGAAGATAGAGCTAATACATTATGGTTTATTTCAGCAATGGATCAGTTAGGCTACAGAACAAATGACTACATGGTAACAGGCAACATTACAGGTTCTGTATATCGTAAGGATACAAACGGCAAGACAGTATACACAGCAGAAGTTTGGAATGCTACAGACAAGACACAGACAGTAGCAATTAAAGATAAGTTTGGAAAACAGATTGGTAAAGCTAACATTGGTGCAAAGGCATTTGTAAGCTTTAACATTGACACAGAAAAACAGTTTGAATTAACTCAGACAGCAACACCTACAGTTAAGGCTACAGCTTTAGCAACAGGAAAAGTTACAGAAGATGTAACAGGAAAAGTAACATTTGATGATACACAGTTAGTTGAATTATCATGCTCAGATGCAAATGCTAAGATTTACTACACAACAGATGGTACAATTCCAACAACAGAATCAAAAGAATACACAGGAAAGATTTTGATTTCAAGCAACACTACATTAAAGGCAGTTGCAGTTAAGGATGGATATCTTGATTCAGCATATTCAGCAACAGTATTTGAAATTGCCGGGGATACAGTAAGCAGTAGTGCTAATTTAGGACTTAAGAAGAAAGCAACAGCATCTTCATCAAAGGGTGCAAATACAGCCGATATGGCTTTCGATGGTACAACAGACACAAGATGGCAGGCCGACAATGAAGCAGATGATGAATGGATTCAGGTAGATCTTGGTTCAGTACAGGCAGTTAACGCAGTTACAATTAACTGGGAAGCAGCTTATGCGGCAAAATACGAAATTCAGGTATCTACAGACGGAAAAGAATGGACAACAGTTGCTAAGGAAAATGGTATGGTTGGAGAAATCACATCAAGTTTTGCGGCAACAAAGGCAAGATACGTAAAGATGCAGGGTGTTTCAAGAGGAACTCAGTATGGTTACTCAATTTATGAAATGCAGGTATTTGGTGCAGTACAGGCTAAGGCACCAACAATTACACCTGTAAGTGGAACTTATAAGGGAACACAGACAGTAACAATGTCAACAGCAGTAAAGGGTGCTGAAATTAAGTACACAACTGATGGAGCAACTCCAACAGAAGATTCAGATACTTATGAAGGACCAATTACAGTAGACAAATCAGTAACAATTAAGGCTGTAACATATAGAAAGGGAATGTTATTATCAGATCCTGTTCAGTCAGATATTATTATTGAAGGAACAATTTCATTAAATAAGACAGAAGCAACAGTAGCAATTGGAAACAAGTTACAGCTTTCAGCAATAACAGACCAGTCAGTTACATTTAGCAGTGATAATGCAGGTATTGCCAAGGTAGATGCTAACGGTTTAGTTGAAGGTGTTTCAAAGGGAACAGCTACAATTACAGCAAAAGCTGCAAACGGACAGAAAGCAACATGTAAGATTACAGTAACAGATCCTGTACATATTACATCAATTGAAATTGCTCCACAGAATCTTGAAATTAAGAATAAGACTTCAGAAACATTGAAGCTTACAATTAATCCAAGCAACACAACAGATGACACAACAGTTACATGGACATCAAAGGATGAAAAGATTGCAACAGTTAATGATGCAGGAACAGTAACAGCTAAGTCAGAGGGAACAACAACTATTACAGCTAAGATAGGTAAGCTTGAGGCAACATGTGAAGTGACAGTTTTACCTATAACTGTAGAAGAAATGGTTGCAGACGGACAATTTAACATTGGATTAGGTAAGAATGTTGTAGCACTTCCTAATAAGCAGAATGGTGAAGGCGGTAGCGAAAGCGACATTACAGATGGTAACTTTGAAGGCAAACATATTGCTACAGCATTTGCCACAACAGGAACAAGTTATACACTTGATTTAGGAGATGCTTATGACAGCGCAACTATTGATAAGTTAGTTGTAAAATACAAAGAAAACAATGGAGGAGATACTCCTGTTAACGGTTACGAAATCCAGTACTCAACTAACGGAGTTGATTTTGAAACAGTTAAAAAAGTAACAGGAGATTCTGTAAAGGATGCCTGCGAAAACAAGAATTGTGTAGATACTCAGGATATGACAGGAGTAACAGGCGCAGTAAGATACATTAGATTCTATTATCCTGAAGCATACACATGGGGTGTTCAGGTAAGAGAAATTGCAGCATTAAGTACAGATAAGAATGCTAAGAAGGCAGAATTACAGTACTGTGATAATCCTGCAGAAGTAACAGTAAAATCTGATAAGTATTGCCAGATTACATATACAATTAAAGCCGGTGAAAATCAGGATGATTACAAGTATATGGTATACTTAAACAACAACCTTGTAGGTGACAGAGTAACTGCAGGAACATATACAATTGATAACTTAGATGCAGGAACATATACAGTTAAGGTAGTTTCATATTACAACAAGTTAACATCTAAGGGCATCTCAAAGGAAGTTAAAGTAGATGACGGTTCATTAAAGGATTACATTAACACTGTAAGAAATATTTCAAAGGGAGCAAAGATAACTGTTGACAAGGTATACGAAGGTGAAGGAAACCAGGATGTATCATCATTAACAGATGGTATCGTATCAGATAACAACGGTGTTTGTGTTCACACAGAACATGGAGCACAGACGGCAACAATCAATATGGACCTTGGAGAAAATTATCCAATTTCTAATATTGAAGAATTTTTAATAGCATTTAAGGCAGACAATACATATGCTAAGACTTATACAGTTGAGTTTTCAGCAGATGGACAGAACTTCCAGGAAATGATTAATGTTAAGGATGCTAAGTACAAAGATGTTATGGAAAATAAGATTGACCCTTCAACATATAATTACGATACAGTAAGATATGTAAGAGTTAAACTTAACGATGGTAGTTACAGTTGGGGATATCAGATTTCAGAAGTAGCAATTATGGGAACAGACATTTATATGCCTGTTGAACCTGAAGGATTAGTTGTAGAAAGCCCAACTTATAATACTGTTACAGTAACATGGACAGGTGCAGATAACGGACAGACATATTGGGTTTACATTGATGGCAAGGTTAAGGATATGAACTTAGCATCAGCCGGAACATATACATACAACAATATTGATGCCGGAACACATATTGTTAAGGTAACATCAAGATTAAATGGAATTGAATCAAAGGGTGTAACAAAAGAAGTTGTAGTAGCTAATCAGCCAACAACAACACCTGAACTTACAACAACAACTAAACCGACACCAACAACAGCTAAACCTAGTGAAACAACAACTCAGGCACCTACTATAAACCCTAGTGGAACGACTGAGGTAACAACAAAACCTGGAGAAACAACACAGGCAACAACAAAGGCTGACGAAACA containing:
- a CDS encoding discoidin domain-containing protein, whose protein sequence is MLKNMKKALSLTLVTAMVVTICPQGQLVNISAADNTPYCISEGRPVYVSSGKNEDYAVDGDTSTRWESDYKNKIEWMYVDLGAKADLDHVYLKWEAAYAKSYQIQLSNDEENWTTVYTKGNGSGSEETPEETVKPGAMAISVGRKKKNDNGTVSSSFSWSAVSGAVTYKIFVENNGQEEVATAPDGFTFDKDSRLDLNNEVKLLEGTHKYIVRAYNFKGEVITSGEVTISGDVTVEETTEAPTNSGETTPVVDDKEQTIDLTKIIDNKEGRQARYVRVLMTEKALPAYGYSLYEFQVYGTNGVVERPVDYGENLALNKPVKSKSNIVKSGDTEKEVNTRDEWWMYDSDGNLREDAYNNVKPENAVDGNTKSSFTSYQGDDQWIYVDLQKEYKIGRVVVNFNSDAAKMYDIQVSSDAKTWTTVHRNLRGYANMIDDVTMYQKNVRYVRILGYTKVESGSGVGINELSVYEYREGDSKENETIAPLPTRQVINNKNGKGSYVSGEMYKEKNKLPTFVNEETIKTPIDSNSWWSSAMVQTFSNLLCSTPLKAKFSTKGLGVLLATAGWVGTRKETDLGTDQSTETGIDFYVLPEKYNSKKGYDRVESYGDYSVQLGLMDNSGMQMKSTVVKGSPYIFSEFCDNTTFFINSSSITEFFDGNGNSILAKEGDTITTDHIGFKSVDDENTKAKNDGSYYCMNVPEGTTFKVMIVGSRYNVKVTFPSKNENYMSLAAMTKKGDIDQYYKHGYAFVTNTHVGYTFDQANNKVVTTYTATTKTMRKGFSNETMHCLFPHQWKYSSDADNPDATYYSIRGDMKSIWANEYKTTQQFSGLLPTFTKPDSSMFNTTEMVEYLNQVVASKINTAPVADAYWEGKNVHPLAISALMADQLGETEIREKLLKKLKSIMVDWFTYDGEDDDCYLIYNKDWGTLYYPESSFGANAAICDHHFTYGYFMFGAAVLATYDKQFYNDYKDMIELLVRDYADPKEPEDDGNMFCKFRAFDQYSGHSWAGGYADSDSGNNQESASEALFSWVGMYLWGEVSQNSTYIDAGAYGFTTEMEAIEQYWFDYDETNWLGDHPDRAADQVYDYPFQGIGQIYGASMGYGTYFGGQPVYVYGIQWLPISEYLTNYGMNQEKCAKIYQGLVDDTNYAINIEKKLFDQDLANGVSADDSWHNPDKYVTPDNGWQHITWPFLSQTNAQSAYDKFEANVTNVQVEDRANTLWFISAMDQLGYRTNDYMVTGNITGSVYRKDTNGKTVYTAEVWNATDKTQTVAIKDKFGKQIGKANIGAKAFVSFNIDTEKQFELTQTATPTVKATALATGKVTEDVTGKVTFDDTQLVELSCSDANAKIYYTTDGTIPTTESKEYTGKILISSNTTLKAVAVKDGYLDSAYSATVFEIAGDTVSSSANLGLKKKATASSSKGANTADMAFDGTTDTRWQADNEADDEWIQVDLGSVQAVNAVTINWEAAYAAKYEIQVSTDGKEWTTVAKENGMVGEITSSFAATKARYVKMQGVSRGTQYGYSIYEMQVFGAVQAKAPTITPVSGTYKGTQTVTMSTAVKGAEIKYTTDGATPTEDSDTYEGPITVDKSVTIKAVTYRKGMLLSDPVQSDIIIEGTISLNKTEATVAIGNKLQLSAITDQSVTFSSDNAGIAKVDANGLVEGVSKGTATITAKAANGQKATCKITVTDPVHITSIEIAPQNLEIKNKTSETLKLTINPSNTTDDTTVTWTSKDEKIATVNDAGTVTAKSEGTTTITAKIGKLEATCEVTVLPITVEEMVADGQFNIGLGKNVVALPNKQNGEGGSESDITDGNFEGKHIATAFATTGTSYTLDLGDAYDSATIDKLVVKYKENNGGDTPVNGYEIQYSTNGVDFETVKKVTGDSVKDACENKNCVDTQDMTGVTGAVRYIRFYYPEAYTWGVQVREIAALSTDKNAKKAELQYCDNPAEVTVKSDKYCQITYTIKAGENQDDYKYMVYLNNNLVGDRVTAGTYTIDNLDAGTYTVKVVSYYNKLTSKGISKEVKVDDGSLKDYINTVRNISKGAKITVDKVYEGEGNQDVSSLTDGIVSDNNGVCVHTEHGAQTATINMDLGENYPISNIEEFLIAFKADNTYAKTYTVEFSADGQNFQEMINVKDAKYKDVMENKIDPSTYNYDTVRYVRVKLNDGSYSWGYQISEVAIMGTDIYMPVEPEGLVVESPTYNTVTVTWTGADNGQTYWVYIDGKVKDMNLASAGTYTYNNIDAGTHIVKVTSRLNGIESKGVTKEVVVANQPTTTPELTTTTKPTPTTAKPSETTTQAPTINPSGTTEVTTKPGETTQATTKADETTKSGENTSDIGNGGNTTVAPSASSDINVKVGKTKVTKATKKKRTTKAKISLKKVAGAKGYEVRVSTTKKFKAKKTITKVFKRNKLTFKKLKKNKKYYVQARAFTVINGKKKYGPWSAKKKMKLTK